One segment of Halalkalicoccus tibetensis DNA contains the following:
- a CDS encoding molecular chaperone TorD family protein, producing the protein MDDGEIYAARIELVDFLIEALWNPPSEEFVGELLSGEIRTPESVDEGFDEGFAKLRSFIAANESRDPEEVRTELKREYTRVFVGPRPPVIAHETYYREGMDYLGKGTSEIEASYGAAGWNPPEDYPEEPDFVAVELAFLRWLIARQRGGMEEAFGYERVFLEEHMAHWIDDCAAEIVEFADGEFYEAVGHLLAGVVGFESELAGQMA; encoded by the coding sequence ATGGACGACGGGGAGATCTACGCCGCGCGGATCGAGCTGGTCGACTTCCTGATCGAGGCGCTCTGGAACCCGCCGAGCGAGGAGTTCGTCGGGGAGCTGCTCTCGGGGGAGATCCGCACCCCCGAGAGCGTCGACGAGGGGTTCGACGAGGGGTTCGCGAAGCTCCGGTCGTTCATCGCGGCCAACGAGAGTCGGGATCCGGAGGAGGTTCGGACGGAGCTCAAACGCGAGTACACCCGGGTGTTCGTCGGGCCACGCCCGCCGGTGATCGCCCACGAGACGTACTACCGCGAGGGGATGGACTACCTCGGGAAGGGCACCTCGGAGATCGAGGCGAGCTACGGCGCGGCGGGCTGGAACCCGCCCGAGGACTACCCCGAGGAGCCCGACTTCGTCGCGGTCGAGCTCGCCTTCCTCCGGTGGCTGATCGCGCGCCAGCGCGGCGGGATGGAGGAGGCCTTCGGCTACGAGCGGGTCTTCCTCGAGGAGCACATGGCCCACTGGATCGACGACTGCGCGGCGGAGATCGTCGAGTTCGCCGACGGCGAGTTCTACGAGGCGGTCGGCCACCTGCTCGCGGGGGTCGTCGGGTTCGAGAGCGAGCTCGCGGGCCAGATGGCCTGA
- a CDS encoding glycosyltransferase family 4 protein translates to MHVGLAVYGDLEPRSGGYLYDWRLAEGLRARGDRVDVVSLPETSYPRSLGHNLSGRLKRELERPFDVLLQDELCHPSLVGLNRRIDREYPIVSIVHHLRANETTGPKRHLFRAIERAYLSTVDAVVCNSRPTRAAVAELTDVPGVIAWPGGDRFGSYPSDDAIVERAREEPFEVVFVGNQIPRKGLDSLVRGLSRVEEEWHLTVVGGAADPEYSEGVRALVRENGLADRVEFTGRLEEEALADRLASAHLLAVPSIHEGFGIVYLEGMAFGLPALATTSGGASDVVTDGETGYLVEPGDEAAIARAVEECASDRDRLVELSLAARRRFERHPTWDGMAGRIRSFLETRV, encoded by the coding sequence ATGCACGTCGGTCTCGCCGTCTACGGCGACCTCGAACCCCGCTCCGGAGGATATCTCTACGATTGGCGCCTCGCCGAGGGGCTCAGGGCGCGGGGCGATCGCGTCGACGTGGTCTCGCTGCCCGAGACGAGCTATCCCCGGAGCCTCGGGCACAACCTCTCTGGGCGGCTCAAACGCGAGCTCGAACGTCCCTTCGACGTGCTGTTGCAGGACGAGCTCTGTCACCCCTCGCTCGTGGGCTTGAACCGTCGAATCGATCGGGAGTACCCGATCGTCTCGATCGTCCACCACCTCCGCGCGAACGAGACGACCGGCCCGAAACGGCACCTGTTTCGCGCGATCGAGCGGGCATACCTCTCGACGGTCGACGCCGTGGTCTGCAACAGCCGGCCCACGCGGGCGGCCGTCGCCGAGCTGACCGACGTCCCCGGCGTCATCGCCTGGCCCGGCGGCGACCGCTTCGGGAGCTACCCGTCGGACGACGCGATCGTCGAGCGCGCCCGCGAGGAGCCCTTCGAGGTCGTCTTCGTCGGCAACCAGATCCCGAGAAAGGGCCTCGACTCGCTGGTCCGCGGGCTCTCGCGGGTCGAGGAGGAGTGGCACCTCACCGTCGTCGGCGGGGCGGCCGACCCCGAATATAGCGAGGGAGTCCGCGCGCTCGTCCGCGAGAACGGCCTCGCGGATCGCGTCGAGTTCACCGGCCGGCTCGAGGAGGAAGCCCTCGCCGACCGGCTCGCGTCCGCCCACCTGCTCGCGGTGCCCTCGATCCACGAGGGGTTCGGCATCGTCTACCTCGAGGGGATGGCCTTCGGGCTGCCCGCGCTCGCGACGACCTCCGGGGGCGCCAGCGACGTCGTGACCGACGGCGAGACGGGCTATCTCGTCGAGCCGGGCGACGAGGCGGCGATCGCCCGCGCGGTCGAGGAGTGTGCGAGCGACCGCGACCGCCTCGTCGAGCTGAGCCTCGCGGCCCGCCGGCGCTTCGAACGCCACCCCACCTGGGACGGGATGGCCGGGCGGATCCGGTCGTTCCTCGAGACGCGCGTATAA
- a CDS encoding sodium/proline symporter, producing MSLGLQLTFGAYLLVLIAIGVYFFLTTETRRLSDYLLAGRDVGAWPIAVSEVSSVASGWTFFAWVGVGFTVGLGGLWFSVTMVFLVLLMYRYVASPFRRQSEALDSLTVVDHISAAFGDDRLGPAIRVVATLALVVFMVSYVGAQVIAVGQAMDTGLGIDYTTAIVVGGLAVGLYTVLGGFNASVWTDFFQGILIFVAAIALPVVAIMEIGGLTAFLAEASAESPALLSLSAGEAGTGLAIFALGYITFAMGTIGQPHSLMRFQAIRSTRLVSAASAIAVTFQALRLVVPLFIGIAARVLYDLPDAQAENAAMVMLVDLFPAAIAGILLAAIVSAILSTSDSMLIVTSSDVTRFYETYVDPEASETELIAFGRVVVAVVALLGIALAWVQPGTIFEIIEFAYVGMGVTFGLPLLFVLFWERTTAETVLAGVSVGLASSVINLYVPPFDALFPILVWPATLGAMVLATYLTADRGTTAAAGAD from the coding sequence ATGAGCCTCGGCCTCCAGCTCACCTTCGGGGCCTACCTGCTGGTCCTGATCGCCATCGGCGTCTACTTCTTCCTGACGACCGAGACCAGACGGCTCTCCGATTACCTGCTCGCGGGGCGGGACGTCGGCGCGTGGCCGATCGCGGTCTCGGAGGTCTCCTCGGTCGCGAGCGGCTGGACGTTCTTCGCGTGGGTCGGCGTCGGCTTTACCGTCGGGCTGGGCGGCCTGTGGTTCTCCGTGACGATGGTCTTCCTCGTGCTCCTGATGTATCGGTACGTCGCCTCGCCCTTTCGCCGCCAGTCCGAGGCACTTGACAGTTTGACGGTCGTCGACCACATCTCCGCGGCGTTCGGCGACGACCGCCTCGGCCCCGCGATCCGGGTCGTCGCGACGCTCGCGCTCGTCGTCTTCATGGTGAGCTACGTCGGCGCGCAGGTCATCGCGGTCGGCCAGGCGATGGACACCGGGCTGGGGATCGACTACACCACCGCGATCGTCGTCGGCGGGCTCGCGGTCGGCCTCTACACCGTTCTCGGCGGGTTCAACGCCTCCGTCTGGACCGACTTCTTCCAGGGGATCCTGATCTTCGTCGCCGCGATCGCGCTGCCGGTCGTCGCGATCATGGAGATCGGCGGCTTGACGGCCTTCCTCGCCGAAGCCAGCGCCGAGAGTCCCGCGCTCCTCTCGCTGTCGGCCGGCGAGGCCGGCACCGGGCTCGCGATCTTCGCGCTCGGCTACATCACCTTCGCGATGGGGACGATCGGCCAGCCCCACTCGCTGATGCGCTTTCAGGCGATCCGTTCGACCCGCCTGGTGAGCGCCGCCTCGGCCATCGCCGTGACCTTCCAGGCGCTCCGGCTCGTCGTGCCGCTGTTCATCGGGATCGCCGCGCGCGTGCTCTACGACCTGCCCGACGCCCAGGCCGAGAACGCCGCGATGGTGATGCTCGTCGACCTCTTCCCGGCCGCGATCGCCGGGATCCTGCTCGCGGCGATCGTCAGCGCGATCCTCTCGACCTCCGACTCGATGCTGATCGTCACCTCCTCGGACGTCACCCGCTTCTACGAGACGTACGTCGACCCCGAGGCGAGCGAAACCGAACTCATCGCGTTCGGTCGGGTCGTCGTCGCCGTCGTCGCGCTGCTGGGGATCGCGCTGGCGTGGGTCCAGCCGGGGACGATCTTCGAGATCATCGAGTTCGCCTACGTCGGCATGGGCGTCACCTTCGGGCTGCCCCTGCTGTTCGTCCTCTTCTGGGAACGCACGACCGCCGAGACGGTGCTGGCCGGCGTCTCGGTGGGGCTCGCCAGCTCCGTGATCAACCTCTACGTCCCGCCGTTCGACGCGCTGTTCCCGATCCTCGTCTGGCCCGCCACCCTCGGGGCGATGGTGCTTGCGACCTACCTCACGGCCGACCGGGGGACGACCGCCGCGGCCGGCGCGGACTGA
- a CDS encoding aldehyde ferredoxin oxidoreductase family protein yields MAQPPHCLLRVDLSAGSVSREPIPDRWLRRYVGGKGLGARYLYDELDPGADPLGPENALLFMVGPLTGRAPGEPRYAAITKSPLTGAFLDSYSGGEFAGALAGALDDCLGVLIVGRADEPMALTVENGGASLEPTDAWGMDAAEADGAFEGRVACIGPAGENRVSYATIAADGGDHHAGRGGAGAVMGAKRLKAVVARGEPPEEHSALREIHEQRFAVDDTGRWQAASETLESVDFADAVGALATRGWQENRFEGTSGIGIEAARAAATGRESEGPIPGGFEVDTDEGESVPRGATQMTLGAGLGIDEFDAVAALGARCDRLGIDVISAGNAVAWAIRASEAGLIERDLSFGDDAAARDLLEEVVARETELGDALADGVERAAGEFGGEGFVPAIKGMALPSYDPRGARSMALAYATSDRGGCHRRARPIEDEPLSTGWSDEQCVRRVIEEQDRRSVLWSLIVDDFVGESFADLGAAWLSELGYGLSPAELATLGERVWTLTRLFNVREGLDRGADRVPEALAEPVEGGEADEAIDPEGFEALLERYYAARGWDERGRSTEETLARLGLDDIDTA; encoded by the coding sequence ATGGCCCAGCCCCCTCATTGCCTGCTCCGGGTCGATCTCTCCGCCGGGTCGGTCTCGCGGGAGCCGATCCCCGACCGGTGGCTCCGACGGTACGTCGGCGGCAAGGGGCTGGGTGCACGCTACCTCTACGACGAGCTCGACCCCGGAGCCGACCCGCTGGGCCCCGAGAACGCGCTGTTGTTCATGGTCGGGCCGCTCACCGGGCGCGCCCCGGGCGAGCCCCGGTACGCCGCGATCACCAAGTCCCCGCTCACGGGGGCGTTTCTCGACTCCTACAGCGGCGGCGAGTTCGCCGGCGCGCTCGCGGGCGCCCTTGACGACTGTCTCGGGGTTCTGATCGTCGGGCGGGCCGACGAGCCGATGGCGCTCACCGTGGAGAACGGCGGGGCGAGCCTCGAACCCACCGACGCGTGGGGGATGGACGCCGCCGAGGCCGACGGGGCCTTCGAGGGCCGGGTCGCCTGCATCGGTCCCGCCGGCGAGAACCGGGTGAGCTACGCGACGATCGCCGCCGACGGCGGCGACCACCACGCGGGCCGGGGCGGCGCGGGCGCGGTGATGGGCGCCAAGCGACTGAAGGCCGTCGTCGCCCGCGGCGAGCCCCCCGAGGAGCACTCGGCGCTCCGGGAGATCCACGAGCAACGGTTCGCGGTCGACGACACCGGGCGCTGGCAGGCCGCGAGCGAGACCCTCGAGTCGGTGGACTTCGCCGACGCCGTCGGCGCGCTCGCGACGCGGGGCTGGCAGGAGAACCGCTTCGAGGGGACCTCGGGGATCGGCATCGAGGCCGCCCGCGCCGCCGCGACCGGCCGCGAGAGCGAGGGCCCGATCCCCGGCGGGTTCGAGGTCGACACCGACGAGGGCGAGAGCGTTCCCCGGGGGGCGACCCAGATGACGCTCGGCGCGGGGCTGGGGATCGACGAGTTCGACGCGGTGGCGGCGCTGGGCGCGCGCTGCGATCGGTTGGGGATCGACGTGATCTCGGCTGGCAACGCCGTCGCGTGGGCGATCCGCGCGAGCGAGGCGGGGCTGATCGAGCGCGATCTCTCCTTCGGCGACGACGCGGCCGCACGCGACCTGCTCGAGGAGGTCGTCGCCCGCGAGACGGAGCTGGGTGACGCGCTGGCCGACGGGGTCGAGCGCGCCGCGGGGGAATTCGGCGGCGAGGGGTTCGTCCCCGCCATCAAGGGGATGGCGCTACCCTCCTACGACCCCCGCGGCGCGCGCTCGATGGCGCTGGCCTACGCGACCAGCGACCGCGGGGGCTGTCACCGCCGGGCCCGTCCCATCGAGGACGAGCCCCTCTCGACGGGCTGGAGCGACGAGCAGTGCGTCCGGCGGGTGATCGAGGAGCAGGACCGTCGCTCCGTGCTCTGGAGCCTGATCGTCGACGACTTCGTCGGCGAGTCCTTCGCCGACCTCGGGGCGGCGTGGCTCTCGGAGCTCGGCTACGGGCTCTCGCCCGCGGAGCTCGCGACCCTCGGCGAGCGCGTCTGGACGCTCACCCGGCTGTTCAACGTCCGCGAGGGGCTGGACCGCGGGGCCGACCGGGTGCCCGAGGCGCTGGCCGAACCCGTCGAGGGCGGCGAGGCCGACGAGGCGATCGACCCCGAGGGGTTCGAGGCGCTGCTCGAACGGTACTACGCCGCGCGCGGCTGGGACGAGCGGGGCCGATCGACCGAGGAGACGCTCGCCCGACTGGGGCTCGACGACATCGATACAGCATGA
- a CDS encoding 6-carboxytetrahydropterin synthase yields MYRVSVSTEFVAQHFLTVPDPGPEGEVHSHHYGLDVACEGPELNEYGYLLDIDDLTRAVDGIEERYRDELLNDREEFAGLNPSVEHFARIVADRLAGDLSMPEVETVQVTLHEDDVAQVSYERAV; encoded by the coding sequence ATGTACCGGGTTTCGGTCTCGACCGAGTTCGTCGCACAGCACTTTCTCACGGTACCCGATCCCGGCCCGGAGGGCGAGGTCCACTCCCATCACTACGGGCTCGACGTCGCATGCGAGGGTCCGGAGCTAAACGAGTACGGCTACCTGCTCGACATCGACGACCTCACCCGCGCGGTCGACGGAATCGAGGAACGCTACCGCGACGAGCTGCTGAACGACCGCGAGGAGTTCGCGGGGCTGAATCCGAGCGTCGAGCACTTCGCGCGGATCGTCGCCGACCGGCTCGCCGGCGACCTCTCGATGCCGGAGGTCGAGACCGTTCAGGTGACCCTCCACGAGGACGACGTCGCTCAGGTCTCCTACGAGCGGGCGGTCTGA
- a CDS encoding GTP cyclohydrolase III, translating to MVTTQITLVQIDNYGPWTVTPEPRREVDLQTLQSRLYADLSQQVGREGGYVFFTRFDNMIAVTNGLSRADHELIQESVANRYPVTVSMGIGTDPSPRVALADATRVLQTAGSAQDRDRREILGGDLLPEDDRTDGDVRIAHFDVIDATGTYTDRVDAFETFIAIEQGYAALMRHMHAEHDSLSFFVGGDNIIATCPDLSAADYEDAIAHVSNEVGVELQVGVGRGRTAHDAGMAAKHALEDCRHNGTRVERALPAD from the coding sequence ATCGTGACGACACAGATCACGCTGGTCCAGATCGACAACTACGGTCCGTGGACCGTCACCCCGGAGCCGCGCCGGGAGGTCGATCTCCAGACGCTGCAGTCGCGCCTCTACGCCGACCTCTCCCAGCAGGTGGGCCGGGAAGGGGGGTACGTCTTCTTCACGCGCTTCGACAACATGATCGCCGTCACCAACGGGCTCTCGCGTGCGGACCACGAGCTGATCCAGGAGTCGGTCGCCAACCGCTATCCCGTCACGGTCAGCATGGGTATCGGCACCGACCCCTCCCCACGGGTCGCGCTGGCCGACGCGACCCGGGTCCTCCAGACCGCCGGCAGCGCCCAGGACCGCGACCGCCGCGAGATCCTCGGCGGCGACCTCCTCCCGGAGGACGACCGCACCGACGGGGACGTCCGGATCGCCCATTTCGACGTGATCGACGCCACGGGGACCTACACCGACCGGGTCGACGCCTTCGAGACCTTCATCGCCATCGAGCAGGGCTACGCCGCGCTGATGCGCCACATGCACGCCGAACACGACTCGCTCTCCTTCTTCGTCGGCGGCGACAACATCATCGCGACCTGTCCCGACCTCTCGGCGGCCGACTACGAGGACGCCATCGCCCACGTCTCGAACGAGGTCGGCGTCGAGCTCCAGGTCGGCGTCGGGCGCGGCCGCACGGCCCACGACGCCGGCATGGCCGCGAAACACGCCCTCGAGGACTGTCGCCACAACGGCACCCGCGTCGAGCGCGCGCTGCCCGCCGACTGA
- a CDS encoding 7-carboxy-7-deazaguanine synthase QueE: MSDSLEVAEPDESGDEPALPVNELFHSLQGEGKLSGVPSTFVRTSGCNLRCWFCDSYHTSWEPAGDWMGIEEVLGEVEGHGAEHVVLTGGEPLLHDASEVLLERLAERGYHTTVETNGTIAPDAPVDLASVSPKLASSTPTPEKDPKGEGEWEERHEERRIDYEALATICERYDHQLKFVVTGREDMAEITDLLSRLHERVEVRDEDVLLMPEGATRERLDETRNRVAELAMEHGFRYTPRLHVDLWNDAPGT, encoded by the coding sequence ATGAGCGATTCGCTGGAGGTCGCCGAACCCGACGAGAGCGGGGACGAACCCGCCCTGCCGGTCAACGAGCTCTTTCACTCGCTGCAGGGCGAGGGGAAGCTGTCGGGGGTTCCCTCGACGTTCGTCCGGACGAGCGGCTGTAACCTCCGGTGTTGGTTCTGCGACTCCTATCACACCTCCTGGGAGCCCGCGGGCGACTGGATGGGGATCGAGGAGGTCCTCGGGGAGGTCGAGGGCCACGGCGCGGAGCACGTGGTCCTCACCGGCGGGGAGCCGCTGCTCCACGACGCGAGCGAGGTCCTGTTGGAGCGGCTCGCCGAACGGGGCTATCACACCACCGTCGAAACCAACGGGACGATCGCCCCCGACGCACCCGTCGACCTCGCGAGCGTCAGCCCCAAACTCGCGAGCAGCACACCGACCCCCGAGAAGGACCCGAAGGGCGAGGGCGAGTGGGAAGAACGCCACGAGGAGCGGCGGATCGACTACGAGGCGCTCGCGACGATCTGCGAGCGCTACGACCACCAGCTGAAGTTCGTTGTCACGGGTCGAGAGGACATGGCCGAGATCACCGACCTGCTCTCTCGCCTGCACGAGCGGGTCGAGGTCAGGGACGAGGACGTACTGTTGATGCCCGAGGGGGCGACCCGGGAACGCCTCGACGAGACCCGCAATCGAGTGGCCGAGCTGGCGATGGAGCACGGCTTCCGGTACACCCCCCGGCTGCACGTCGACCTGTGGAACGACGCGCCGGGGACGTAA
- the queC gene encoding 7-cyano-7-deazaguanine synthase QueC translates to MPEAVVLLSGGMDSATAAYEAREKGYEIAALHTSYGQRTEGKEYECARWLAGELDAADFLHVETDHLQAIGGSSLTDESMAVGDADEKEGIPDTYVPFRNANLLSMAVSYAETRGAEAIYVGAHTEDFAGYPDCRPAFFEAFQDVVDTGTRPETGISIEVPYVEASKTEIAERGLELGVPYGHTWSCYREEAPACGTCDSCTYRREAFENAGGEDPIEYAEG, encoded by the coding sequence ATGCCAGAAGCCGTCGTCCTCCTCTCGGGGGGCATGGACAGCGCGACTGCCGCCTACGAGGCGCGCGAGAAGGGCTACGAGATCGCGGCGCTACACACCTCGTATGGCCAGCGAACGGAGGGAAAGGAGTACGAGTGCGCCCGGTGGCTCGCGGGCGAGCTCGACGCCGCCGACTTCCTGCACGTCGAGACCGACCACCTCCAAGCGATCGGGGGCTCCAGCCTGACCGACGAGTCGATGGCGGTCGGCGACGCTGACGAGAAGGAGGGGATCCCCGACACCTACGTCCCGTTTCGCAACGCGAACCTGCTGTCGATGGCGGTCTCGTACGCCGAGACCCGCGGCGCCGAGGCGATCTACGTCGGCGCGCACACCGAGGACTTCGCGGGCTATCCCGACTGCCGGCCCGCCTTCTTCGAGGCCTTTCAGGACGTAGTCGACACGGGAACGCGCCCCGAAACGGGGATCTCGATCGAGGTCCCCTACGTCGAGGCCTCGAAGACCGAGATCGCCGAGCGCGGGCTCGAACTCGGGGTCCCCTACGGGCACACCTGGAGCTGTTATCGCGAGGAGGCGCCGGCCTGTGGGACCTGTGATTCCTGTACCTACCGTCGGGAGGCCTTCGAGAACGCGGGCGGCGAGGACCCCATCGAGTACGCCGAGGGCTGA